The proteins below come from a single Cervus canadensis isolate Bull #8, Minnesota chromosome 2, ASM1932006v1, whole genome shotgun sequence genomic window:
- the TEX38 gene encoding testis-expressed protein 38 isoform X3, which yields MRAATFTYSPLLYWINKRRHYGMNTAINTGPTPAATKTATDVQSSDRPWELDVPESRSCAAQDSSPKVEAPGPLQPAVQPPPQQPPPSSPMLRPQASSPFPIPIFQEVPFALSLCNLPPMLNHSVSYPLATCPQRNVHFSSLPTMAQGDHCLNAKPFASEL from the coding sequence ATGAGAGCAGCCACATTCACCTACAGCCCGCTGTTGTACTGGATTAACAAGCGACGGCACTATGGCATGAACACAGCCATCAATACTGGCCCTACCCCTGCTGCCACCAAGACTGCGACTGACGTCCAGAGTTCAGATCGCCCCTGGGAGCTGGATGTCCCTGAGAGCAGGAGCTGTGCTGCTCAAGACAGCAGCCCCAAGGTGGAGGCCCCTGGCCCCCTGCAACCTGCAGTGCAGCCTCCCCCACAGCAGCCCCCACCTTCTTCCCCAATGCTGCGGCCCCAGGCCAGCTCCCCATTCCCAATTCCCATCTTTCAGGAGGTGCCCTTTGCCCTCTCCCTGTGTAACCTACCCCCGATGCTGAACCACTCGGTCTCCTACCCTTTGGCCACCTGTCCTCAAAGGAATGTCCACTTCAGTTCTCTCCCCACAATGGCCCAGGGGGACCACTGCTTGAATGCCAAGCCCTTTGCTTCAGAACTGTAG
- the TEX38 gene encoding testis-expressed protein 38 isoform X1 has product MEVWVSLYFGFLGLCSVVTGSCILFLHWRKNLRREERAQEWVEVMRAATFTYSPLLYWINKRRHYGMNTAINTGPTPAATKTATDVQSSDRPWELDVPESRSCAAQDSSPKVEAPGPLQPAVQPPPQQPPPSSPMLRPQASSPFPIPIFQEVPFALSLCNLPPMLNHSVSYPLATCPQRNVHFSSLPTMAQGDHCLNAKPFASEL; this is encoded by the exons ATGGAGG TGTGGGTGTCACTGTACTTTGGATTCCTGGGGCTGTGTTCTGTGGTAACTGGCAGCTGCATTCTCTTTCTGCACTGGAGGAAGAACCTGCGGCGGGAAGAGCGTGCCCAGGAGTGGGTGGAGGTGATGAGAGCAGCCACATTCACCTACAGCCCGCTGTTGTACTGGATTAACAAGCGACGGCACTATGGCATGAACACAGCCATCAATACTGGCCCTACCCCTGCTGCCACCAAGACTGCGACTGACGTCCAGAGTTCAGATCGCCCCTGGGAGCTGGATGTCCCTGAGAGCAGGAGCTGTGCTGCTCAAGACAGCAGCCCCAAGGTGGAGGCCCCTGGCCCCCTGCAACCTGCAGTGCAGCCTCCCCCACAGCAGCCCCCACCTTCTTCCCCAATGCTGCGGCCCCAGGCCAGCTCCCCATTCCCAATTCCCATCTTTCAGGAGGTGCCCTTTGCCCTCTCCCTGTGTAACCTACCCCCGATGCTGAACCACTCGGTCTCCTACCCTTTGGCCACCTGTCCTCAAAGGAATGTCCACTTCAGTTCTCTCCCCACAATGGCCCAGGGGGACCACTGCTTGAATGCCAAGCCCTTTGCTTCAGAACTGTAG
- the TEX38 gene encoding testis-expressed protein 38 isoform X2 gives MWVSLYFGFLGLCSVVTGSCILFLHWRKNLRREERAQEWVEVMRAATFTYSPLLYWINKRRHYGMNTAINTGPTPAATKTATDVQSSDRPWELDVPESRSCAAQDSSPKVEAPGPLQPAVQPPPQQPPPSSPMLRPQASSPFPIPIFQEVPFALSLCNLPPMLNHSVSYPLATCPQRNVHFSSLPTMAQGDHCLNAKPFASEL, from the exons A TGTGGGTGTCACTGTACTTTGGATTCCTGGGGCTGTGTTCTGTGGTAACTGGCAGCTGCATTCTCTTTCTGCACTGGAGGAAGAACCTGCGGCGGGAAGAGCGTGCCCAGGAGTGGGTGGAGGTGATGAGAGCAGCCACATTCACCTACAGCCCGCTGTTGTACTGGATTAACAAGCGACGGCACTATGGCATGAACACAGCCATCAATACTGGCCCTACCCCTGCTGCCACCAAGACTGCGACTGACGTCCAGAGTTCAGATCGCCCCTGGGAGCTGGATGTCCCTGAGAGCAGGAGCTGTGCTGCTCAAGACAGCAGCCCCAAGGTGGAGGCCCCTGGCCCCCTGCAACCTGCAGTGCAGCCTCCCCCACAGCAGCCCCCACCTTCTTCCCCAATGCTGCGGCCCCAGGCCAGCTCCCCATTCCCAATTCCCATCTTTCAGGAGGTGCCCTTTGCCCTCTCCCTGTGTAACCTACCCCCGATGCTGAACCACTCGGTCTCCTACCCTTTGGCCACCTGTCCTCAAAGGAATGTCCACTTCAGTTCTCTCCCCACAATGGCCCAGGGGGACCACTGCTTGAATGCCAAGCCCTTTGCTTCAGAACTGTAG